Proteins encoded by one window of Micromonospora coxensis:
- a CDS encoding phospholipase D family protein — translation MAIEDWFLTAAERANPVSELPVWTTGNLAEPLIHGAAYFDRLVTEVEALGPGDHLFFTDWRGDPDERMRPDGPTVVQLFARAAQRGVVVKGLLWRSHLDALAYSEEENRSLSEAICAAGGEVLLDQRVRRGGSHHQKLVVLRHPDAPERDVAFAGGIDLCHSRRDDADHGGDPQAVQMSPKYGPHPPWHDVQLAVRGPAVGALDTTFRERWTDPMPLDSENPMAYLRDRLRGSDLSPDPLPAQPPDPPPCGPHQIQVLRTYPAVRPRYSFAPDGERTVARGYTKAVRRARRLIYLEDQYLWSTEVAELFAGALGDNPDLHLVAVVPRYPDVDGRLALPPNTVGREQALSLCGRAAPDRVHVFDVENPQGQPVYVHAKVCVVDDVWASVGSDNFNRRSWTHDSELSCAVLDDTRDPRPPTDPAGRGDGARVFARELRLRLWREHLDRDPDGTQDDDLLDPASAVRAITASADALQRWYDSGCRGPRPPGRLRPHRPERLPWLTRLWALPAYRLVYDPDGRPLRDRRAGTW, via the coding sequence ATGGCGATCGAGGACTGGTTCCTGACCGCTGCCGAACGCGCCAACCCGGTCTCGGAATTACCCGTCTGGACGACGGGAAACCTCGCCGAGCCGTTGATTCACGGAGCGGCGTACTTCGACCGGCTGGTCACCGAGGTGGAGGCGCTGGGCCCGGGTGACCATCTGTTCTTCACCGACTGGCGGGGCGACCCGGACGAGCGGATGCGCCCGGACGGCCCGACGGTGGTGCAGCTCTTCGCCCGGGCCGCCCAGCGCGGGGTGGTGGTCAAGGGCCTGCTCTGGCGCTCCCACCTCGACGCCCTCGCCTACAGCGAGGAGGAGAACCGCAGCCTCAGCGAGGCGATCTGCGCGGCCGGCGGCGAGGTCCTGCTCGACCAGCGGGTCCGCCGGGGCGGCTCGCACCACCAGAAGCTGGTGGTGCTGCGGCATCCGGACGCGCCGGAGCGGGACGTCGCCTTCGCCGGCGGGATCGACCTGTGCCACAGCCGGCGCGACGACGCCGACCACGGTGGCGACCCGCAGGCCGTGCAGATGTCGCCGAAGTACGGCCCCCACCCGCCCTGGCACGACGTGCAGCTCGCGGTGCGCGGGCCGGCGGTCGGCGCGCTGGACACCACGTTCCGGGAGCGCTGGACGGACCCGATGCCGCTGGACTCGGAGAACCCGATGGCGTACCTGCGCGACCGGTTGCGCGGCTCCGACCTCAGCCCCGACCCGCTGCCGGCGCAGCCACCGGACCCGCCGCCCTGCGGGCCGCACCAGATCCAGGTGCTGCGCACCTACCCCGCCGTACGCCCCCGCTACTCCTTCGCCCCGGACGGCGAGCGCACGGTGGCCCGGGGCTACACCAAGGCGGTACGCCGGGCCCGCCGGCTGATCTACCTGGAGGACCAGTACCTCTGGTCGACCGAGGTGGCCGAGCTGTTCGCCGGGGCGCTGGGCGACAACCCGGACCTGCACCTGGTGGCGGTGGTCCCCCGGTACCCGGACGTGGACGGCCGGCTGGCGCTGCCGCCGAACACGGTGGGCCGGGAACAGGCGCTGTCGCTGTGCGGGCGGGCCGCCCCGGACCGGGTGCACGTCTTCGACGTGGAGAACCCGCAGGGCCAGCCGGTCTACGTGCACGCGAAGGTCTGCGTGGTCGACGACGTCTGGGCGAGCGTGGGCAGCGACAACTTCAACCGGCGCTCCTGGACGCACGACAGCGAGCTGTCCTGCGCGGTGCTGGACGACACCCGCGATCCGCGCCCGCCCACCGACCCGGCCGGCCGGGGTGACGGGGCACGGGTCTTCGCCCGGGAGCTGCGGCTGCGGCTGTGGCGCGAACACCTGGACCGCGACCCGGACGGCACGCAGGACGACGACCTGCTCGACCCGGCCTCGGCGGTGCGGGCGATCACGGCGTCGGCGGACGCCCTCCAGCGCTGGTACGACTCGGGCTGCCGGGGCCCCCGGCCCCCGGGCCGGCTGCGTCCGCACCGCCCGGAGCGGCTGCCGTGGCTGACCCGGCTCTGGGCCCTGCCGGCGTACCGGCTGGTCTACGACCCGGACGGCAGGCCACTGCGGGACCGGCGCGCCGGCACCTGGTGA
- a CDS encoding glycoside hydrolase family 15 protein: MRSGRISDHGFLADGRSAALVDRAGSVNWWCPSRFDGPAVFGRLLDDGAGHWSIAPEGGHTVERSYLEDTLVLRTVFTTPDGAVALTDALALEPGARGHDIGLRSPRALGRVVEGLHGQVPVRVHYRPRFEYGQVSPYLMDSGGVVDARAGGCRLSLRTDVPMACGRGDATARITVRAGETYRFTLGYAPIYDGGEPALPDADRVVADAVAGWRSWAGLHEYRGLHPEAVRRSAMVVQGMTYQPSGAIVAAATTSLPERLGGDRNYDYRFVWLRDFSLTLQALWLAACPDEADRQFSWVARAMGRIDDDRVPIMYGVEGERDLTEHTLDHLAGYAGSRPVYVGNDAWRQRQTDVLGEILDAAWLMRHYLDPMSPDVRHLLHGLADQAVRDWRRPDSGMWEARDAERHYVSSKVQCWTALDRAVRFGDRIGDPADVARWAAARDAVRAAVLTRGWNDRLGAYTGAFDSDELDASVLIMPLVGFLPADDPRMRSTMDVVERGLSRDGLLRRWGDDPAGFVICSFWLVGCLAQAGELDRANRLFGQLAARVNDLGLYAEQIDEATGEQLGNFPQAFSHIGLINAAGCLTEAAERARDTADRQRQPVPTGAGRTEGARA; encoded by the coding sequence GTGCGCAGCGGACGGATCAGCGACCACGGTTTCCTCGCCGACGGCCGGAGCGCCGCCCTGGTGGACCGGGCCGGCTCGGTCAACTGGTGGTGCCCGTCCCGGTTCGACGGGCCGGCGGTCTTCGGGCGGCTGCTCGACGACGGGGCGGGTCACTGGTCGATCGCCCCGGAGGGCGGGCACACCGTCGAGCGGTCCTACCTGGAGGACACCCTCGTGCTGCGGACCGTCTTCACCACGCCCGACGGGGCGGTGGCGCTCACCGACGCCCTGGCCCTGGAGCCGGGGGCGCGGGGGCACGACATCGGCCTGCGCTCGCCGCGCGCGCTGGGCCGGGTGGTCGAGGGCCTGCACGGGCAGGTGCCGGTCCGCGTCCACTACCGGCCCCGCTTCGAGTACGGGCAGGTGAGCCCGTACCTGATGGACTCCGGCGGGGTCGTCGACGCCCGGGCCGGCGGCTGCCGGCTGAGCCTGCGCACCGACGTGCCGATGGCGTGCGGGCGCGGCGACGCCACCGCCCGGATCACCGTCCGGGCCGGGGAGACCTACCGCTTCACCCTCGGGTACGCCCCGATCTACGACGGCGGCGAGCCGGCGCTGCCCGACGCCGACCGGGTGGTGGCCGACGCGGTCGCCGGCTGGCGGTCCTGGGCCGGACTGCACGAGTACCGGGGCCTGCACCCCGAGGCGGTACGGCGCAGCGCGATGGTGGTGCAGGGCATGACGTACCAGCCCAGCGGCGCGATCGTGGCGGCGGCGACCACCTCGTTGCCGGAGCGCCTCGGCGGCGACCGCAACTACGACTACCGCTTCGTCTGGCTGCGCGACTTCAGCCTCACCCTCCAGGCGCTCTGGCTGGCCGCCTGCCCGGACGAGGCGGACCGGCAGTTCTCCTGGGTGGCCCGGGCGATGGGGCGCATCGACGACGACCGGGTGCCGATCATGTACGGCGTGGAGGGCGAGCGGGACCTCACCGAGCACACCCTCGACCACCTCGCCGGGTACGCCGGCAGTCGCCCCGTCTACGTCGGCAACGACGCCTGGAGGCAGCGGCAGACCGACGTGCTCGGGGAGATCCTCGACGCCGCCTGGCTGATGCGCCACTACCTCGACCCGATGTCGCCGGACGTCCGGCACCTGCTGCACGGCCTGGCCGACCAGGCGGTGCGGGACTGGCGCCGCCCGGACTCCGGCATGTGGGAGGCCCGCGACGCCGAGCGCCACTACGTCTCGTCCAAGGTGCAGTGCTGGACGGCGCTGGACCGGGCGGTGCGCTTCGGCGACCGGATCGGCGACCCGGCCGACGTGGCCCGCTGGGCGGCGGCCCGGGACGCCGTCCGCGCGGCGGTGCTCACCCGGGGCTGGAACGACCGGCTCGGCGCGTACACCGGGGCGTTCGACTCCGACGAGCTGGACGCCTCGGTGCTGATCATGCCGCTGGTCGGCTTCCTGCCCGCCGACGACCCGCGGATGCGCTCCACGATGGACGTGGTGGAGCGCGGGCTGTCCCGCGACGGCCTGCTGCGCCGCTGGGGCGACGACCCGGCCGGCTTCGTCATCTGCTCGTTCTGGCTGGTCGGCTGCCTCGCCCAGGCCGGCGAGCTGGACCGGGCGAACCGGCTGTTCGGTCAGCTCGCCGCCCGGGTCAACGACCTCGGCCTGTACGCCGAGCAGATCGACGAGGCCACCGGCGAGCAGCTGGGCAACTTCCCGCAGGCCTTCTCGCACATCGGCCTGATCAACGCCGCCGGCTGCCTGACCGAGGCCGCCGAGCGGGCCCGCGACACCGCCGACCGCCAGCGACAGCCTGTGCCGACCGGTGCGGGACGCACGGAGGGAGCACGCGCATGA
- a CDS encoding metallophosphoesterase family protein: MRLVILADTHVPKRARDLPASLWSAVESADVVLHAGDWVDVALLDALEARSRRLVGVYGNNDGPELRARLPEVARVELGGLRVAVVHETGPKDRREERCAARFPDCDLLVFGHSHIPWDSVAPGGLRLLNPGSPTDRRSQPYATYLTARVAAGRLDAVELHRLPPRRG; encoded by the coding sequence ATGCGCCTGGTGATCCTCGCCGACACCCACGTGCCGAAACGCGCCCGGGACCTGCCCGCGTCCCTGTGGTCGGCGGTCGAGTCCGCCGACGTGGTGCTGCACGCCGGCGACTGGGTCGACGTGGCACTGCTCGACGCGCTCGAGGCCCGCTCCCGTCGGCTCGTCGGGGTGTACGGCAACAACGACGGCCCCGAGCTGCGGGCCCGGCTGCCCGAGGTGGCCCGGGTGGAACTCGGCGGGCTCCGGGTGGCCGTCGTGCACGAGACCGGGCCGAAGGACCGGCGGGAGGAACGCTGCGCCGCCCGCTTCCCCGACTGCGACCTGCTGGTCTTCGGCCACTCGCACATCCCGTGGGACAGCGTGGCCCCCGGCGGGCTGCGGCTGCTCAACCCCGGCTCGCCGACCGACCGGCGGTCGCAGCCGTACGCGACCTACCTGACCGCGCGAGTGGCGGCGGGGCGACTCGACGCCGTCGAGCTGCACCGCCTGCCCCCGCGTCGGGGCTGA
- a CDS encoding pirin family protein has protein sequence MPAITVDDVLVLPRLPRLDETTAYRPVRRLVTAPSGYEGEGFPVRRAFAGVPTTELDPFIHLDQMGEVDYAPGEPKGTSWHPHRGFETVTYMIDGIMDHQDSQGGGGTITNGDTQWMTAGSGLLHIEAPPEHLVMSGGLFHGLQLWVNLPRVAKMKPPRYQDIRGREAALLTTPDGGALIRVIAGEVAGHQGPGSTHTPITIAHLTVQPGAELSLPWRSDFNALVYVLGGRGTVGTDRRPVHTGQLAVHGPGDALRVTADERQESRTPALDLYIMGGRPIREPVAHYGPFVMNTRAELIQAFEDFQAGKLGVVPAERLPHTGGQGERP, from the coding sequence ATGCCCGCCATCACCGTCGACGACGTCCTCGTCCTGCCGCGCCTGCCCCGGCTCGACGAGACCACCGCCTACCGCCCGGTGCGCCGCCTGGTCACCGCCCCCAGCGGGTACGAGGGCGAGGGCTTCCCGGTCCGCCGCGCCTTCGCCGGGGTGCCGACGACCGAGCTGGACCCGTTCATCCACCTGGACCAGATGGGCGAGGTGGACTACGCCCCGGGCGAGCCGAAGGGCACCTCCTGGCACCCGCACCGCGGCTTCGAGACGGTCACCTACATGATCGACGGGATCATGGACCACCAGGACTCGCAGGGCGGTGGCGGCACCATCACCAACGGCGACACCCAGTGGATGACGGCCGGCAGCGGCCTGCTGCACATCGAGGCGCCGCCGGAGCACCTGGTGATGAGCGGCGGCCTCTTCCACGGCCTCCAGCTCTGGGTCAACCTGCCCCGGGTGGCGAAGATGAAGCCCCCGCGCTACCAGGACATCCGGGGCCGGGAGGCGGCGCTGCTCACCACGCCGGACGGCGGGGCGCTGATCCGGGTGATCGCCGGTGAGGTCGCCGGGCACCAGGGGCCGGGCTCGACCCACACCCCGATCACCATCGCGCACCTGACGGTGCAGCCCGGCGCCGAGCTGAGCCTGCCCTGGCGGTCGGACTTCAACGCGCTGGTCTACGTGCTGGGCGGCCGGGGCACGGTCGGCACCGATCGGCGGCCGGTGCACACCGGCCAGCTGGCGGTGCACGGCCCGGGCGACGCGCTGCGGGTCACCGCCGACGAGCGGCAGGAGTCGCGCACCCCGGCGCTGGACCTCTACATCATGGGCGGCCGGCCCATCCGGGAGCCGGTGGCGCACTACGGGCCGTTCGTGATGAACACCCGGGCCGAGCTGATCCAGGCCTTCGAGGACTTCCAGGCCGGCAAGCTCGGGGTGGTCCCCGCCGAGCGGCTGCCGCACACCGGCGGCCAGGGCGAGCGGCCCTGA
- a CDS encoding SDR family oxidoreductase produces MTGRLTGRKTMITGSDSGIGQATAIEFAREGADVVVHYLHDHAGANHTKAEVEKAGRRAVVVQGDISVEHQVEAMFDEALAEFGTLDVLMNDAGVDASGIPVADLDTETWDRAIRTNLYGMFFCARRFIRHRREQGGHGKMINVTSIHQEVARAGGADYDASKGGMLELAKSIALEVAPMHMNVNNIGPGMVLTPFNQRAIDDPAYLEEQVQSIPWKRAAEPQEIARLAVFLASDDADYVTGSTYFMDGGLMQNQGQGA; encoded by the coding sequence ATGACCGGACGACTCACCGGCCGCAAGACCATGATCACCGGCTCGGACTCGGGCATCGGCCAGGCCACCGCGATCGAGTTCGCCCGGGAGGGCGCGGACGTGGTGGTGCACTACCTGCACGACCACGCCGGGGCGAACCACACCAAGGCCGAGGTCGAGAAGGCCGGCCGGCGGGCCGTGGTGGTGCAGGGCGACATCAGCGTCGAACACCAGGTCGAGGCGATGTTCGACGAGGCCCTCGCGGAGTTCGGCACCCTCGACGTGCTGATGAACGACGCCGGCGTGGACGCCTCCGGCATCCCGGTCGCGGACCTGGACACCGAGACCTGGGACCGGGCCATCCGCACCAACCTCTACGGGATGTTCTTCTGCGCCCGGCGGTTCATCCGGCACCGCCGGGAGCAGGGCGGGCACGGCAAGATGATCAACGTCACCTCGATCCACCAGGAGGTGGCCCGGGCCGGCGGGGCGGACTACGACGCCAGCAAGGGCGGCATGCTGGAGCTGGCCAAGAGCATCGCGCTGGAGGTCGCCCCGATGCACATGAACGTCAACAACATCGGGCCCGGGATGGTGCTCACCCCGTTCAACCAGCGGGCCATCGACGACCCGGCGTACCTGGAGGAGCAGGTGCAGTCGATCCCGTGGAAGCGGGCCGCCGAGCCGCAGGAGATCGCCAGGCTCGCCGTCTTCCTGGCCAGCGACGACGCCGACTACGTGACCGGGTCGACGTACTTCATGGACGGCGGGCTGATGCAGAACCAGGGTCAGGGCGCCTGA
- a CDS encoding GNAT family N-acetyltransferase has product MEHAEITAPGLLLRPWRVEDAPAVLDALREPAIARWNPRRRVTDDLAGARDWIRYRADWSGGDHVSLAVTSAADGVLLGSVSLHQIHGEDASIGYWTVPAARGAGVASRAVVALTTWAFAELRLHRVELCHAVDNPASCRVAERAGYRAEGTLREAFRYGDGLRHDEHLHARLATDA; this is encoded by the coding sequence GTGGAACATGCCGAGATCACCGCCCCTGGCCTGCTGCTGCGTCCCTGGCGGGTCGAGGACGCGCCGGCCGTCCTCGACGCCCTGCGGGAGCCCGCCATCGCCCGATGGAATCCCCGCCGCCGGGTCACCGACGACCTGGCCGGCGCCCGGGACTGGATCCGGTACCGGGCGGACTGGTCCGGCGGCGACCACGTCAGTCTGGCGGTGACCTCGGCGGCCGACGGCGTCCTGCTCGGCTCGGTCTCGCTGCACCAGATCCACGGCGAGGACGCCTCGATCGGCTACTGGACGGTTCCCGCCGCCCGTGGCGCGGGAGTCGCCTCCCGGGCCGTCGTCGCGCTCACCACCTGGGCCTTCGCCGAGCTGCGGCTGCACCGCGTCGAGCTCTGCCACGCCGTGGACAACCCCGCCTCCTGCCGGGTCGCCGAACGCGCCGGCTACCGGGCCGAGGGCACCCTGCGCGAGGCGTTCCGGTACGGCGACGGCCTGCGCCACGACGAGCACCTGCACGCCCGGCTGGCCACCGACGCCTGA
- a CDS encoding DUF3072 domain-containing protein, with amino-acid sequence MTDRNRRTPDPQGAIKDPQEWVTGDEPPTAAQESYLHTLAREAGEEVPDDLTKAEASRRIDELQEETGRGR; translated from the coding sequence ATGACCGACCGCAATCGGCGCACGCCGGACCCGCAGGGCGCGATCAAGGACCCGCAGGAGTGGGTCACCGGCGACGAGCCGCCGACCGCCGCCCAGGAGTCGTACCTGCACACGCTGGCCCGGGAGGCCGGCGAGGAGGTGCCGGACGACCTGACCAAGGCCGAGGCGTCCCGCCGGATCGACGAGTTGCAGGAGGAGACCGGCCGGGGCCGGTGA
- a CDS encoding glycoside hydrolase family 6 protein, with the protein MRDSRTIAAVGAAATAFAVAATVGVGALRPAPAAAADSTFYVDPQTAAAAWVAANPQDPRAAVIRDRIAAVPQARWFTRTNTSTVRAEVDALVGAAAAAGKTPILVVYNIPNRDCAGASSGGAPDHASYRAWVDQVAAGLNGRPATIVLEPDVLPLMTSCQNAGQQAETKASMAYAGKKLKAGSAAAKVYFDAGHSAWLSPAEIASRLVGADIANSADGISVNVSNYRSTAEAVPYAKQVIAATGVSRLRAVVDTSRNGNGPAGSEWCDPAGRAIGTPSTTNTGDSMIDALLWVKLPGEADGCIAAAGQFVPQRAYDLAVAAGPLPTTAPPTTAPPTTAPPTTAPPTTTPPTTTPPTTPPAGGCAVTYTPNSWSGGFTAEVRITNSGAAVNGWTLTFRPGTGVRLTNGWNGEWSQSGEVVTVRNAAWNGSLPTGGTVSIGWQGTFSGSSLPTPGGFQLNGATCS; encoded by the coding sequence ATGAGAGACAGCAGGACCATCGCCGCGGTCGGCGCGGCGGCCACCGCGTTCGCCGTCGCCGCCACGGTGGGCGTGGGGGCGCTCCGGCCGGCACCGGCCGCGGCGGCCGACTCCACCTTCTACGTCGACCCGCAGACCGCGGCGGCGGCCTGGGTCGCGGCGAACCCGCAGGACCCGCGCGCCGCGGTCATCCGCGACCGGATCGCCGCCGTGCCGCAGGCCCGTTGGTTCACCCGGACCAACACCTCGACCGTACGCGCCGAGGTGGACGCCCTGGTGGGCGCCGCCGCGGCGGCCGGCAAGACGCCGATCCTGGTGGTCTACAACATCCCCAACCGCGACTGCGCCGGCGCCAGCAGCGGCGGCGCCCCGGACCACGCCAGCTACCGGGCCTGGGTCGACCAGGTCGCCGCCGGGCTGAACGGCCGACCGGCCACCATCGTGCTCGAACCCGACGTGCTGCCCCTGATGACCAGTTGCCAGAACGCCGGCCAGCAGGCCGAGACGAAGGCTTCCATGGCGTACGCCGGCAAGAAGCTCAAGGCGGGCTCGGCCGCGGCGAAGGTCTACTTCGACGCCGGCCACTCGGCCTGGCTCTCCCCCGCCGAGATCGCCTCCCGGCTGGTCGGCGCGGACATCGCCAACAGCGCCGACGGCATCTCGGTCAACGTGTCGAACTACCGCAGCACCGCCGAGGCCGTCCCGTACGCCAAGCAGGTCATCGCCGCCACCGGGGTGTCCCGGCTGCGGGCGGTCGTCGACACCAGCCGCAACGGCAACGGGCCGGCCGGCTCGGAGTGGTGCGACCCGGCCGGCCGGGCGATCGGGACGCCGAGCACCACCAACACCGGGGACTCGATGATCGACGCGCTGCTCTGGGTGAAGCTGCCCGGTGAGGCCGACGGGTGCATCGCCGCGGCCGGACAGTTCGTCCCGCAGCGCGCGTACGACCTCGCCGTCGCCGCCGGCCCGCTGCCGACCACCGCTCCCCCGACCACCGCGCCGCCCACCACCGCGCCCCCCACCACCGCGCCGCCGACCACCACTCCGCCGACGACCACGCCGCCCACCACCCCGCCGGCCGGCGGCTGCGCGGTCACCTACACCCCGAACTCCTGGTCCGGCGGCTTCACCGCCGAGGTGCGGATCACCAACTCCGGCGCCGCGGTCAACGGCTGGACGCTGACCTTCCGGCCCGGGACGGGCGTCCGGCTGACCAACGGCTGGAACGGTGAGTGGAGCCAGAGCGGCGAGGTGGTCACCGTCCGCAACGCGGCCTGGAACGGCAGCCTGCCCACCGGCGGCACGGTGAGCATCGGCTGGCAGGGCACCTTCAGCGGCTCGTCGCTGCCCACCCCCGGTGGCTTCCAGCTCAACGGCGCCACCTGCTCCTGA
- a CDS encoding MarR family winged helix-turn-helix transcriptional regulator, with translation MTESLDSARMAGWRAYIEASQRLFTQLEDDLRADSGLSFADYHVLVLLSEAPGQRLRMGELADRLVFSPSRLTYQVSSMQRRGLVARESCPADRRGSEAVLTAAGLLALREAAPGHLASVRRHLMDDLDDVEVATLTRVFARLGRRLRADRDASSTHSD, from the coding sequence GTGACCGAGAGTCTGGACAGCGCGCGGATGGCCGGCTGGCGCGCGTACATCGAGGCCAGCCAGCGGCTGTTCACCCAGCTGGAGGACGACCTGCGCGCCGACAGCGGGCTGAGCTTCGCCGACTACCACGTGCTGGTCCTGCTCTCCGAGGCGCCGGGGCAACGGCTGCGGATGGGCGAGCTGGCCGACCGGCTGGTCTTCTCGCCCAGCCGGCTGACGTACCAGGTCTCCTCCATGCAGCGGCGCGGCCTGGTGGCCCGGGAGTCCTGCCCGGCCGACCGCCGCGGCAGCGAGGCGGTGCTCACCGCCGCCGGGCTGCTCGCCCTGCGTGAGGCCGCGCCGGGGCACCTCGCCTCGGTGCGCCGGCACCTGATGGACGACCTCGACGACGTCGAGGTGGCCACCCTGACCCGGGTCTTCGCACGGCTCGGCCGGCGCCTGCGCGCCGACCGCGACGCGTCGTCCACCCACAGCGACTAA
- a CDS encoding general stress protein, whose protein sequence is MTRPSTPSATWRPGMPGGDNLPSGPAGRPTTPSGDGHGPQAGAPTVTIGSYPDYPSAQRVVDYLADNRFPVEHTAIVGTNLTLVETVLGRLTTGRAALLGAGTGAWFGLFIGLLFGIFTVGNWLAVILVGLVIGAIWGAVFGAVAHAMSGGQRDFTSASSLRAGQYAVTVDANLADQARQLLGRMHLTPTGATAR, encoded by the coding sequence ATGACCAGACCCTCGACCCCGAGCGCCACCTGGCGTCCCGGGATGCCGGGCGGCGACAACCTCCCGTCCGGTCCGGCCGGGCGGCCGACCACGCCGAGCGGGGACGGACACGGACCGCAGGCGGGGGCGCCCACCGTCACGATCGGGTCGTACCCGGACTATCCGTCCGCCCAGCGGGTGGTGGACTATCTGGCGGACAACCGGTTCCCGGTGGAACACACCGCGATCGTGGGCACCAACCTGACGCTTGTGGAGACGGTGCTCGGCCGGCTCACCACCGGACGCGCCGCGTTGCTCGGCGCGGGCACCGGAGCCTGGTTCGGACTCTTCATCGGCCTGCTGTTCGGCATCTTCACCGTCGGCAACTGGCTGGCGGTGATCCTGGTCGGGCTGGTCATCGGCGCGATCTGGGGCGCCGTCTTCGGCGCGGTGGCGCACGCAATGTCCGGCGGCCAGCGCGACTTCACCTCGGCCAGCTCGCTGCGGGCCGGCCAGTACGCGGTGACCGTGGACGCCAACCTGGCCGACCAGGCCCGGCAGCTGCTGGGCCGGATGCACCTGACACCGACCGGCGCGACCGCCCGCTGA